A stretch of the Bacillus sp. FJAT-18017 genome encodes the following:
- a CDS encoding TraR/DksA C4-type zinc finger protein encodes MLSSSQLEELRSRLLKEKADLDEHFSQNDEFGLQRGHDHESMGELSSYDNHPADDATELYEREKDIALNEHYNQQIDNINRALEAMNNGTYGKCQVCGKEIPYERLEALPDTTYCKEHSPDRVTSHTRPVEEGVLMPPFGKFDKDEEDESVSYDAEDAWQEVASYGTSETPSDFAFTDEKDHYNDDYIESEDPVGYVEDYENFVGVDMYGKNITVFPNGQHRKYEQELDEAGTMTAFGDLPAYEHDPYVDDDPADGLQDRHGDGDGR; translated from the coding sequence ATGTTATCTTCAAGCCAACTGGAAGAGCTGCGGTCTCGCTTGCTTAAGGAAAAGGCGGACCTGGATGAGCATTTTTCACAAAACGATGAATTTGGACTGCAGCGTGGGCACGACCATGAATCAATGGGGGAGCTCTCAAGCTACGATAACCATCCGGCCGATGACGCGACCGAATTATATGAACGGGAAAAGGACATAGCCCTAAACGAACATTACAATCAACAAATTGACAATATAAACAGGGCGCTCGAAGCGATGAATAATGGGACCTATGGAAAGTGTCAGGTTTGCGGTAAGGAGATTCCATATGAGCGACTTGAAGCACTTCCGGATACAACCTACTGCAAGGAGCACAGCCCCGACCGGGTAACCTCGCATACCCGTCCTGTCGAGGAAGGGGTTCTAATGCCGCCTTTCGGCAAGTTTGATAAAGATGAAGAAGACGAAAGTGTTTCCTATGATGCCGAGGATGCCTGGCAGGAAGTCGCCTCATATGGAACATCGGAAACACCATCCGATTTTGCCTTTACGGATGAAAAAGACCATTATAATGATGATTACATCGAGTCTGAAGATCCAGTTGGATATGTCGAGGATTATGAAAACTTTGTAGGTGTCGACATGTATGGAAAGAATATCACTGTCTTTCCCAATGGACAGCATCGAAAATATGAGCAGGAGCTTGATGAGGCAGGGACGATGACAGCATTTGGAGACTTACCGGCTTATGAGCATGATCCATACGTTGATGATGATCCTGCTGACGGCCTGCAAGACCGGCATGGGGACGGGGACGGGCGCTAA
- a CDS encoding LysE family translocator, with translation MSIYLSYILLGLSLAAPIGPINAAQLDRGIRYGFWHSWLTGVGAAVADGIYMLIVYVGVVKFIDAPLVQTFLWLFGAFVLIYSGVESLIGVKGLTIDRGQKKEPLIRSFMSGFFMSLSNPLTILFWLGIYGSVLAKTAASYGQGQLVLYSLAIFTGLLIWDISMATLASAAKRFLTSAFLTGISILSGLSLIGFGIYFGWQGIKAVLAW, from the coding sequence ATGAGTATTTATTTAAGTTACATACTGTTAGGTCTATCACTTGCCGCGCCAATCGGGCCAATTAATGCAGCTCAGCTGGACCGCGGGATCCGCTACGGCTTCTGGCATTCCTGGCTAACAGGTGTTGGTGCTGCTGTGGCAGATGGAATATATATGCTCATTGTCTATGTAGGTGTTGTTAAATTTATTGATGCTCCATTGGTTCAAACCTTCCTGTGGCTGTTTGGTGCCTTCGTTCTCATCTACAGTGGTGTTGAAAGTCTAATTGGAGTAAAAGGGCTCACCATTGATCGGGGCCAAAAAAAGGAACCGCTTATTAGATCGTTCATGTCCGGTTTTTTCATGAGCTTATCCAACCCTTTAACGATATTATTTTGGCTGGGGATTTATGGGTCTGTACTGGCCAAAACCGCTGCTTCCTACGGTCAAGGGCAATTGGTACTCTACAGCCTCGCCATATTCACCGGACTGTTGATATGGGACATCTCTATGGCAACACTTGCTAGCGCAGCAAAACGCTTCTTAACATCAGCCTTTCTTACCGGAATCTCCATACTATCCGGACTATCCCTAATTGGCTTTGGCATCTACTTCGGCTGGCAAGGCATCAAAGCCGTACTCGCATGGTAG
- a CDS encoding glycosyltransferase family 2 protein — protein sequence MTEPVLTIVVPCYNEEEVLPLTMTSLSDLLSQMIKDRLVSPRSRLLFVDDGSRDRTWEIIYKTGFANDLVKGVKLARNAGHQNALLAGIYAAKDASDCILSIDADLQDDIEVIPQFIEKYLEGNEVVYGVRRKRDTDTWFKRFTAQNFYKVMARLGVKLVYNHADFRLLGKRAVAELERFREVNMFLRGVVPLLGFNSAEVYYDRQERQAGESKYPLKKMLGFAFDGITSFSVTPIRFVLILGLTSSLISILFGLYFLFLKFFGETETGWTSLIVSIWLIGGLQLVAIGLIGEYIGKIYKETKQRPKFIVDVDMFNLPFLRNSKHEPEMERMKLDRSKVPETH from the coding sequence ATGACTGAACCAGTCTTAACCATTGTTGTTCCATGCTATAACGAGGAAGAAGTATTGCCGTTGACTATGACAAGCTTGAGTGATTTGCTTAGCCAAATGATTAAAGACAGGCTAGTTTCTCCCCGAAGCCGTCTTCTTTTCGTCGATGACGGAAGCCGGGATAGGACGTGGGAGATTATTTACAAGACAGGCTTCGCAAATGACCTTGTAAAAGGTGTGAAGCTTGCCCGAAACGCTGGACACCAAAATGCACTGCTCGCCGGAATCTATGCGGCCAAAGACGCATCCGACTGTATCCTGTCTATAGACGCTGACTTGCAGGACGACATCGAGGTTATACCCCAGTTCATCGAAAAATACCTTGAAGGCAATGAGGTGGTGTACGGGGTAAGAAGAAAGAGGGACACGGATACGTGGTTTAAGCGATTTACTGCGCAGAATTTTTATAAGGTCATGGCCAGGCTTGGGGTAAAGCTTGTCTACAATCATGCAGACTTCCGCCTTCTTGGTAAAAGGGCAGTCGCGGAACTTGAACGTTTCAGGGAGGTTAATATGTTCCTAAGAGGGGTAGTTCCTCTGCTCGGTTTCAATTCTGCAGAAGTATATTATGACAGGCAGGAGCGCCAGGCTGGTGAATCGAAATATCCATTAAAAAAAATGCTGGGGTTTGCCTTCGATGGTATTACATCGTTTTCCGTAACACCAATCCGTTTCGTACTTATACTGGGCCTTACGTCTTCACTAATAAGCATTTTGTTTGGGCTATATTTCCTTTTCCTGAAGTTTTTCGGGGAAACAGAGACAGGCTGGACCTCTCTGATTGTGTCGATATGGCTAATCGGGGGCCTTCAGTTAGTGGCAATTGGCCTCATCGGAGAATATATTGGCAAAATTTATAAGGAAACGAAACAAAGGCCAAAATTCATCGTCGACGTTGATATGTTCAATCTCCCGTTCCTGCGCAATAGTAAGCATGAACCTGAAATGGAGCGGATGAAGCTTGATCGAAGTAAAGTACCTGAAACCCACTAA
- a CDS encoding GtrA family protein: protein MIEVKYLKPTNSFIRFAMVGVANTVAGLLIMLSLLNLFNASYWISTFIGNTAGAVLSFYLNRTFTFRSKVRFTKGAPRFVLVILVCYIFSYWISGKVVALGIASFLPAGLHNDAAVLIGSVIYTISNYFGQKLFVFK from the coding sequence TTGATCGAAGTAAAGTACCTGAAACCCACTAACTCATTCATTCGCTTTGCCATGGTCGGTGTCGCCAACACGGTTGCCGGCCTATTAATCATGCTTTCATTATTAAATCTATTCAATGCTTCCTACTGGATTTCTACCTTCATTGGCAACACAGCTGGGGCTGTACTAAGCTTCTACCTTAATCGAACCTTCACTTTCCGTAGCAAGGTTCGTTTCACCAAGGGTGCTCCAAGATTCGTACTCGTTATCTTAGTTTGTTATATTTTCTCCTACTGGATAAGCGGCAAGGTTGTAGCGCTTGGTATTGCAAGCTTTCTTCCAGCGGGCCTCCACAACGATGCGGCGGTCCTTATCGGAAGTGTCATATATACAATCAGCAATTACTTTGGTCAAAAATTGTTCGTCTTTAAATAG